TTCTAGCATATCGTCTTCTAATGACAAATTTTTCCTTAAAAGATCCTCTTTGTGCATTACCTCCCATTCATAGCCACACACATCACAGAGGAAGCGATTTCTTTTATTTTGATTGTCATAAAGGTCTTCTGTTCTCATTTTTTGCTTTCAATTTTTTTCTTTAATATATTTCCTGGTTTAAAAATTACAACCCTTCTTTCTGGAATAGAAACAGCTTTACCTGTCTTTGGGTTTCTTCCCAGCCTTTTCTTCCTTTCCTTTGTTTTAAATATCCCAAATCCCCTAAACTCAACATTCTCTCCCTTTGATAAGGTATCGGAAATTTTGAGAAAAAGGTTTTCTATAATATCCTTAATAGTTTTTTGAGGAACATCCGTATCCTCTGCTATTTTTATAACCAAATCCCTCTTTGTTAATTTCATATAAATTTCTAAATCCTAAATTTTTAAATTATTAAAACCCTTTTATCGCCTTTTCTGCCTCTTTTAATATTTCCTCTGCCGCTTTTCTTTCCTCTTCTGCCTGCTTTGCAGCCAGCCTTGCCGCTTCTTCTGCAAATCTTGCTGCCTCTGCTTCAGCTAATGCCTTTGCTTGGGCTTGCTTTGTAATCTCTGTTTTTGCCTTTGTCCACTTAAATGCCTCTTTCGCTGCCTCTGCCAATGCCTTTACCTTAAGCTCTGTAGCCTTTGATGCTTCAAATGTCTCCTGCGCCCTGCTTGCGGCTATCTTTGCTGCCTCTGCCTCCATAATTGCCCTTGATTCTTGCTCCTTTGCAACAATAACAGATGTCTTTTGCCTCTCTAAATTTGCCTTAACACCCTCAATTACGGCATTAAGCCTCCTTTCTGTTTCCTTTAGGGCAAGCTCCTTTGCCAATTCTTCATCCTTTGCCTTATTTGCCATTTGCATCTGGGAAGATGCTCTTTTCCCAAATTCTGTAGCAGATATGGCATTTCCATCAGCCAATGCCTTTTGTCCTAGCAAATAAAATTCCTTTGCCATCCTAATAGCCTCTTCCCTCTTTTTCTTTACAAAGAGAAGCTCCTCTTTAGCTACATTAAGCTCTGCCTGCACCCTTGCTTCTGTAGCCTTTGCACCCTCAAGGGCTGCATAAGCAGATGCTTGTGCTGCCTTTGCTGCATCGGCTGATGCTAATGCTGCCTTTGCCGCTGCCTCAGCTGATTTTGTCCCATCTGCCCAAGATACCTTTATCCTTCTTTGTTGGATTTTAAACCCATATCTATAGTCTAAATACATCCTTGAGCTTTGTCTTTCTAGCTTTCCTCTTTCCATTATTTTACAACCATTGATTTTATGGCAGAAAAATCATCTGCCTTTAGTTTATAGAAGTATAAGCCCTTGGATACATTTTGTCCAGAATTATTTTTTAAGTCCCAGAATATCGCACTACCTTCCTTTGCCTGGGTATAGGAGCCTTTGTTCCTTTGACCAACATTTATTGTCCTTATTTTTTGTCCCAAGATATTAAAGATATTTATCTCTATATTGGAATCCTTTGCCAGATTAAAGGGAATCCAGCAACCATCCTTTGTTGGATTTGGGAAGGATGGAAAAAGCTCTGTCTTTGTGGGGATTATGGGTTTTGCTTCGGGTTTTTCTATTTCTAGAATATTTCCCTCAGAATTCTTAAGCTCTATTTTGTCAATGGAAATTAGAGAGAGAAGCTCATCAGAAGACATTGTGCTAATTCCTTGAGTAGAGACCTTTGGTTTGATAATGAGCTGGGCAATGGGTGCGATATTTTCCTCATCTTCTTCCTCTAATGTTTCTATTCCTTTACTTTCTATGGTTGTAGATTCTGTTGCCACATCAAAATATATCTCTTCATCGGGAACAATCGCTACCTCTATATTTGCCTCTCCTTTGTTATTGTCAATCTCTGAATGAAGAAAGATACCTTTGGTTTCTGTCCCTTCTTCTTGGATAGACATTGTTCTTTCCTCATCCTCAAAGATTGGAGCCTGAATATCCTTTATGCTTATTTTTTCTGGAGAAAAGCCTACATTTATCCTTGCCTCGGTTATTTCATCCTCAACATCCTTAAGCATAATTGAGACCTTGATTTCATCACTTAATATACTTACAGGCCCTTTCTGAAGAACTACCTTTGGCTTTGGTTTGTCCTTTTTCTCCTCTACTACATTCATTGGAATTACGCTTAATGCTCCCTTTGAATCATCCTTTCTTCCATAGACATAGTAAGTTGCATTATAATGGGCATAAAATGTCCACCTAAACCACCAAAAGTGAAATGTAAACCCTCTTAGTTGAATCTTAATCACCAATCTATTGTTAGCCTCGTCAATATAAGTTCCATAATTTCCTGAAAGGAAAGCCCTATGAATCCTATAATCCCATTTATATATTTTATAGCTTGGATCAGAGGGATAGAGATAGAATGTCCTTACTTCATATGTTGGAGAAACTTCATTAAGGGTTAGGCTATTATTTCCTCCATATATAGTGATAGGCTCATTTATAGGAATCCTTCCATAAACATAATATGTTGCCCTATACTTTGCTTTGCGATACCATTTTCCATCAAGCCTTACCTTGATGACCAATCTATTATTGGCATAGTCAATATAGGTTCCATCATCCCTTCCCTTCTTGGCATAATGAATTGTATAGCCCCAGTTATATATCTTAAACCTTGGATCAGAGGGATAGAGATAAAAGGTATAATTACTTCCATGCCTTGAGGCAACACTAATGTATCTGCTATTATCCCCTCCATAGATATAGTCAGGCAGCAAGAAAGAAAGAGAAACATCTGAATCTATACCTACTTCTTTTGTTTGAAGGGTTACTCCATATTTTTCTATTCTCATAAGATAATCACCGGCTTTAAGCCCAGTAATCTTATATCTTCCATTCTTGTCGGTGGTAGTAGAACCTCTGATTTTATTGTTCTTAATTGCGCTAGCCTTTACCTCTACAGGAGCACCATTAGATTCCTTGGTTACTGTGCCTGAAATTGAGAATAATTCAGGACTTTCCCTATATCCTTCCAAGGTTGTATTAAACCATACATTACCAGGAGGACAGGGCGTGTATTTATCAACCCTTTGTCCGGCAATATTATATTTCACATAGTAGACAAATGTCCTAACAATTGCCTCTTTATTAGAAACAGAGATTACATCTGCCCAGGTAGAGCCATTATTAGGATTTGCCCCAGATAATCCATTGGTTTGAACCTGCAATACCTCTGGTGTTTCTACAAACTCCTTGGGAAATGTAATTTTTCCCCTTACCTCATATCTTTTTACCTTTAAATAAACCCCAGAACCAAGACCAGGGCAATTGATAAATGCCCATCTATCAAATTCCTGTTGACTTTCTATCCATATGTTAGAAGCAGGGAAGGTAAAATATATCATAAGAAGGGAAAAATCAAGGATGGATTCACCCCCTTCATTTACCACCACCTCCTTGCTTCTTACCTCATATCTATTTTTGCTCGCATACAATTTATATTTTCCCACTGGAAGGGCAAGCTTATATCTTCCCTCATTATCCGTGGTTGCGGTGCGATAGGTTCCTCCTACCTTTATGGTTGCACCAACCAAGGGATTATTGGTTTGTTTATCAAAAACCCTTCCTGTGATTATGCCAACCTTGGGAATGGTATAGCCAGAATTAGAGGGAGGGGTTTTGGGGTACCATTCGTATTCATTGGACCCTGTATCACCTGTGTCGTTCCAGCTATCGTGAAAGTTTGGTCCTTTTGGAGGTCCATTACCGACATTTTTGTTAAGCAGATCTTTAAGAAGCTCATTGGCCCAGTCTACAGGGGATTTGCATTTTGTATGTCCCCAAGGGATATTCCTCACCATCCAATATAGACTTTTGTCATTTACCCCTTCTTTGTTTGGAAGGGTTTTTAAATTAAATGTCTTATAGCTTAAGAATTCGCCTGAGCCATCAGGAGAGTCATCTGCATAATAATTTCCAATTATTTTTGCCGCATCATCCCAAAAGCCAAATATAGGATAGCTCCCATGCGAACCTTCGCCAACCCCTCTTTCTCCAGTAGGAGGAAATGTCCAATCTCCATGGCCTCCCACAAAGACTATGGGATGGGTATTATCATCAACCAAAAAGTCAACCCCGAGGTTGCTACATCTCTTAACATAGCGATGAAAATAATAGTCAACATACTCAATCTTTGCAGTATTCGGATCTTGTGAGGATACCCCAACATTTATATGCTCCCAGTCTCCCTCATGGTTATTCACCCAGTCATTGAAGGGATAGAAGAACCAATATTGGATAACTGCCTTATTTCCATCGGGAAAGATATGGGCATAGATTGTATCATTATATAGCCCTTTTAGGTTATGCCAATCTTGATACCAGGTATCTGGTGAGTCCCTTCCAGAGCCTCCAAAATCATAGTGGAAGAAAACAAAGTAGACACCA
The nucleotide sequence above comes from bacterium. Encoded proteins:
- a CDS encoding HU family DNA-binding protein encodes the protein MKLTKRDLVIKIAEDTDVPQKTIKDIIENLFLKISDTLSKGENVEFRGFGIFKTKERKKRLGRNPKTGKAVSIPERRVVIFKPGNILKKKIESKK
- a CDS encoding carboxypeptidase regulatory-like domain-containing protein, whose product is MKIKKILAGLILSSCVNGYGDWKEDLAKKFCPSLQLHSGDQGVCPKPVEIISNGRNDGISMPLDQLSLYVRTFQGNELVGDFSAADPRWDVTTTYWLPNLTCEMYERLYKIGGRPPGCASGVYFVFFHYDFGGSGRDSPDTWYQDWHNLKGLYNDTIYAHIFPDGNKAVIQYWFFYPFNDWVNNHEGDWEHINVGVSSQDPNTAKIEYVDYYFHRYVKRCSNLGVDFLVDDNTHPIVFVGGHGDWTFPPTGERGVGEGSHGSYPIFGFWDDAAKIIGNYYADDSPDGSGEFLSYKTFNLKTLPNKEGVNDKSLYWMVRNIPWGHTKCKSPVDWANELLKDLLNKNVGNGPPKGPNFHDSWNDTGDTGSNEYEWYPKTPPSNSGYTIPKVGIITGRVFDKQTNNPLVGATIKVGGTYRTATTDNEGRYKLALPVGKYKLYASKNRYEVRSKEVVVNEGGESILDFSLLMIYFTFPASNIWIESQQEFDRWAFINCPGLGSGVYLKVKRYEVRGKITFPKEFVETPEVLQVQTNGLSGANPNNGSTWADVISVSNKEAIVRTFVYYVKYNIAGQRVDKYTPCPPGNVWFNTTLEGYRESPELFSISGTVTKESNGAPVEVKASAIKNNKIRGSTTTDKNGRYKITGLKAGDYLMRIEKYGVTLQTKEVGIDSDVSLSFLLPDYIYGGDNSRYISVASRHGSNYTFYLYPSDPRFKIYNWGYTIHYAKKGRDDGTYIDYANNRLVIKVRLDGKWYRKAKYRATYYVYGRIPINEPITIYGGNNSLTLNEVSPTYEVRTFYLYPSDPSYKIYKWDYRIHRAFLSGNYGTYIDEANNRLVIKIQLRGFTFHFWWFRWTFYAHYNATYYVYGRKDDSKGALSVIPMNVVEEKKDKPKPKVVLQKGPVSILSDEIKVSIMLKDVEDEITEARINVGFSPEKISIKDIQAPIFEDEERTMSIQEEGTETKGIFLHSEIDNNKGEANIEVAIVPDEEIYFDVATESTTIESKGIETLEEEDEENIAPIAQLIIKPKVSTQGISTMSSDELLSLISIDKIELKNSEGNILEIEKPEAKPIIPTKTELFPSFPNPTKDGCWIPFNLAKDSNIEINIFNILGQKIRTINVGQRNKGSYTQAKEGSAIFWDLKNNSGQNVSKGLYFYKLKADDFSAIKSMVVK